A part of Pristiophorus japonicus isolate sPriJap1 chromosome 15, sPriJap1.hap1, whole genome shotgun sequence genomic DNA contains:
- the LOC139225811 gene encoding dermokine-like, producing the protein MEGQQRRASNGGPAMEVEGQQWRPSNGGGGPAMEGQQWRWRASNGGPATKGPAMEGQQRRAQQWRASNGWSSNGGPAMVDPAMEGQQLRASNGGPAMEGQQWRAQQWRVQQQRAQQLRASNGGPATEGQQWRASNGGHSNGGPSNGWSSNGGPSNGGPSNGGPSNGGPSTRGQNSRGPATEAQQQRPSNGGPASEIRTAQY; encoded by the coding sequence ATGGAGGGCCAGCAACGGAGGGCCAGCAATGGAGGCCCAGCAATGGAGGTGGAGGGCCAGCAATGGAGGCCCAGCAATGGAGGTGGAGGGCCAGCAATGGAGGGCCAGCAATGGAGGTGGAGGGCCAGCAATGGAGGGCCAGCAACGAAGGGCCCAGCAATGGAGGGCCAGCAACGGAGGGCCCAGCAATGGAGGGCCAGCAATGGTTGGTCCAGCAATGGAGGGCCAGCAATGGTTGATCCAGCAATGGAGGGCCAGCAACTGAGGGCCAGCAATGGAGGGCCAGCAATGGAGGGCCAGCAATGGAGGGCCCAGCAATGGCGGGTCCAGCAACAGAGGGCCCAGCAACTGAGAGCCAGCAATGGAGGGCCAGCAACTGAGGGCCAGCAATGGAGGGCCAGCAACGGAGGGCACAGCAATGGAGGGCCCAGCAATGGTTGGTCCAGCAACGGAGGGCCCAGCAACGGAGGGCCCAGCAATGGAGGGCCCAGCAACGGAGGGCccagcacaagaggccagaactccAGAGGCCCAGCAACAGAGGCCCAGCAACAGAGGCCCAGCAATGGAGGGCCAGCATCGGAGATCCGGACAGCCCAATACTAA